A region of the Ptychodera flava strain L36383 chromosome 22, AS_Pfla_20210202, whole genome shotgun sequence genome:
ATAAGATCCATGGAAATAACCATTACtccaaatacactggcatataTATCTCGTTTCCTCAGGGGTGTCTGTATGTTTGGTCCCATGAGCCAGTCTCACTGCTCGGTGACCTGACCCAGGTGTTCAATCTACGTCAATAGCCATTGTCAGCCATAATAGATACATTTTAGGCAGAGAGTTTAGATACGATTTCCCCAAGCGCATAACAAGTCTGAGTTGATGTAATAGTTTCTGACATTTCCTGACGTTTAAAGCATATCTCTCTGTTTCTCCTTTCTTTCCAGGCTCCTGTCTGTTCCCCATGTCTCCTCATCTTCCCTCCTCCACTCTCTCTATTTCTCTCCCTTCCCCTCATCAAACAATATACAAATGTCTCGTCATATACAGTCAGTTTTCAAGTAAGATTTAACAAAGGCTACACTGGTAGTATTTTAGGTTTCTTTACAGTCTGAAAATGGACATCTATAATTCAGTTGCCGTAGCAGTGTATTTGCATTATCTCGGGGACCAGAAAATACATGATTTGGGAACTGCATTAAGATTTATACTATCTCTTTACATAACTGTGCTGGTATACCAAGGAGAACCCTTGTAAAATTCTGTGAATCTGTTTCAGTTGTTAATCAACCAGATTTCTGTTTCATACATGTACAATCTGCCATATCAAGAAGTGAAAGAATGAATATCCTGGAAAAGTTCCACAAGTGTTTCATGTTCTCTCTTGTAGGACCATAATATTCCAGTGGAAAATTTTTATTCGGTGGCCCCACATCATTCCGGGGTATACCCTGTGCACACACAGTTGTATGAAGCATGGAGGAAAGTCTGGAATATCCGGGTGACAAGCACGGAAGAGTATCCACATCTCAGACCGGCGAGTAAAAGAAGAGGCTTTACCCATCGGAATATCATGGTAAATGAGAATCAGTTTCTGTTACCATATCATTTCCATGTTTTCATGCATACCTCTCCATTCGACCAATGTTCATGGATATCCCATCATTTGCATGTTGTCATGGATATACCATTAGTCACATATTATCATGGGCCCATCATTTACATATTGTCATAGACATGCCATCTCAAACTTAGTTTCGTGGATACTGCATCATTTGCCTATCGCCATGACTACACCATCAGTCACATATTTTCATGGCCACACCATCTTTTGTTCATTGTCAGGGAAACACATTTCCATATTGTCATGGAAACTTCATTTTCTAGTAATCATTAGTTGTGATTTGTTCTGTGAAACCATTTCGGAAGAGTAACTAGTACTGCAGGAACTGAACTGAAAAGTAAAAGTGAATAAAAACTTGATTAGTTTTTTATTCAAAGCtttgaatatcagaaaataCAAAGACCATTTTGGTAAAATGTGCCATGTTAATTTGCCCTTGCACTTTCAAGCCAAATGGGGATGCTCTAGGAAAAGACAACATACCAAGCATTGACGTGTATCaactctagagggcgctgtcgCCAACCTTCGCGTGTGATCTCTTTACCATGTTCTTTCACATAAAAGATAGAGGATAAATACTTTGCATCGAAAATGAGCAGATCTTTGgattttatatttaaatatttgacTAAATAATAGTGGGAACAATCCTAAAAGGAAGATTAATAAATTGATAGGAAAGTTCTTCATCTTTTTGAGGCCTGGTTGAAAAGAAACTACTTGATGGCCACAAAGGTAGACCATGAACTTGAGATCAATTGTAATCTGCATCAGAAAAGTACTTCATCATGTAAAACCTGCACTTGAATGAACATAAATATACACTAACAAAGTCAGTTAAACTCGTTGAACTTCATGACATCGTGCACTGATCGATcgctgtttgtctgtttttttttctaccaTGGCAGGTTTTACCAAGGCAAACATGTGGCCTGTTTACGCACactatttttatgaataaataCCCAGGTGGAAGCTCTAAACTGCAGAAGAGTATTCATGGTGGGGAATTATTTCAGACTTTTATAAATAATCCGGTAAGTTTTAAAATAACATTTGTAGTTCAATACATAGAATTTTTGGAGGTAAAAAATATCACTGTAGCACATAATGCGATGGTTAGACTTGTACACTTGAATGTTTGAACTTGAACTTTTGGTACAGacggtaaaatgtttcactgaatgtttaatcttgtctggctgcaagcagagttgaggttgtgcacagttgaccagtatttcagcatgtttcaagaagtcaaaaaACATGAactacttttcatatcaaacaaaattcatgaaaagagaTCAAAAAAGAATGTCTTTGTCCCTTTAGTAAATAAAATGGCATAGTTGTGAATTGCACTTTGTAGTGTAGGACCTTGTGAATCTGAAATTCATCATCTTATGACAATGAAATGATATAATTGCTAATTATTACACTTTTCTCATTTCAGATAAATATTTTTATGACGCATTTATCTAATTATGGGAATGACAGATTAGCTTTATATACGTTTGAGAGTGttataaaatttgttcaatgttggACCAATCTGCAGTTGAAGACTGTACCTCCAGTAGAATTAGCAGAGAAATACTTCGCATTGTATGAAGAAGAAAAGGATCCAGTGTGGCAAGTGAGTTAGCTTGTGAAAGTGTTAGGGGGTTCAGTCTCAAAGGGCTGCAATTTGACTggtcactttcaaattttgacccTTTAACCTGGTCATGATATTAATATTGTTCATCGCTCTCAATACTGGAATAAGTCTTCACATTCACCCTTGTGGTAACTGTGTAAGTGCTTCATGATGGCAATAGCGCCCTCAGCGACCAACCAGATCAAGATATTATAGtcattatgtatttgtatgctgaCAGGTATGCTGCCTGTCTGTGTATTCTTTCAAGGATAATAGCATAGCTGTACCCTTCAATAATACTTGTACTAACTTTTTCGACAAACCAGCACATCCTCTTCTACCTTCTACtgtaaatatatattaaaatacCCAGTGTTGGCTTTGCTAACACAATATACAGCATGAATAATACCGGTGTTTTATGTCGTTGTTTATACACGAATCCTAGTCTGGACTGAAATTCagtcgtcaacaataacattttgataTTGTACACATGTAGACAGCTTTGAAAAGATTGGAGTCACAAACAATAAACTGTCTTCAACAtacatgacaaaagtaaatgGAAAATATGTTTGTTGAGGAAACAGAGGTTTAACTTGTACAAGTgatgcatatcaaatttaatgatgTGAGACAGCCAAATATGATTTAGAATACTGACAGTTTAGATGGGTGTGTTTTTGCATTACAGAATCCATGTGATGATAAACGCCATCAGGGAATCTGGTCAAACAGCAAATCATGTGATAGACTTCCAAAATTCCTAGTTATCGGACCTCAAAAAACAGGTAAgtctgaccaaaaaaaaatgtaGTTCCTGTTTGTGTTGATGCTTGCAATATTCATATCATTATACGACAAACAAACTTGTTGAAGAACATAGTGACATTCATTCTGGTGTTCATGCCACAACAAAAGGTGAAAATGTCTTTGCAATTCTACCCTGCCATGAGTGAAAAATGTCTCTCACAgtctttacaagaaaaatgttccCCGTCTGCCAACATCTGTTTTAAGTTTCCTAggaaaatcaataattttttgtttgagaaaattatTGTTGGATCTTGCTCCTATAGGCCTTGCACTTCCTCAGCTGTAGACCTTACCTTTTATCCGTTTGTTGGCAAATTGTACTTTGGGACATGGATAAATAGATCTTGAACAAGGAGAAAACCCTCTGCATTTTACCTCAACCCAACTCCCCTATAAAAAAGATTGGAATTGCAAAAAACCACATGACTACATTCTACGTGAACTTGCTGGAAACACAATACATTTGCCAAGTAGCTTGTTTGAAGGTAGACTGCAGATTTATTTTGAGCAACATACCAAATCTGAATGATGACTGCTGAATGTCACAACTACAGAACTTCCTTGGCGTAACCATGGCATTTAGCCAGTACAAACTTGCAAAGTAGAGTACGACCCCTTTCCCTCTACACATAATGAGTTTTGTTTGTCTGACAAGTGTTTTAATTACCGGTATTCTCATTCCCTGAATGATGCTACAGAATGCAGGTACAGTAATTGTGACCGTATCCTGACATTTTACTTTCACAACTTTGTATCTTGATTGGACTATTCTATTTCACCACCATCAGGGACCACAGCTCTGTACAGTTTCCTAAGTATGCATCCATCCATTGTTAGCAATTTTCCAAGCACCAAAACCTTTGGAAGAAGTCCAGTTTTTCAGCGGCGCCAATTATTACAGAGGCATAGACTGGTAAGTGCGATTGAATTCAGTCATTGGCTGACTTTGGTCATGTGACTCTTAAAGCATGACTGTCATTGGTGTCTTGCTTGTCATACATGCTGACTTGCTGTTAcatatatgtaagtgtttaaTGCTCAGAATCAAATGGCAAAGGCAATTATTGGAAAAATTGTTATTTCAAGGTACtgtattttcaataatttttgtacaaattATTTTACATGAATGAAAATCAAAGCTTTTGTAATGTTCTAATGCTCTTTACTtgcattttatgtaaaatgtaagaTAATACTGAGAAATTTTCCAGTTCCTCCAGAATTCTCACCCTTACCACTTGTTTTGTAGGTATATGGAGTACTTTCCTCTGCCGTCAAATAGCTCCACTGATATTGTATTTGAAAAGAGCGCCACATATTTTGATAATCACCAAGTTCCAAAGAGGGCGTTTTCCTTACTTCCGCGTGCCAAGATAGTTACGATTCTAATCAGTCCCTCGAAACGTGCCTACTCCTGGTATCAGGTAAGAAACCAACATCAAGAAATGGTTTTCAGAGATGTGTGGTTCTCTTTGACGAGTGACCTCTTGAGGGCAGTGTTCAAAGTTAGCAATCCCGAACTTGCCATAGGTGGCGCACTCAAATCTGCATCTGTGTTCTGTGGCATGGCACACTCAAGCATCGTCTCCAGCTTCAAGACTGTCCACTAGTTACCTCTTgtgtatttgaaaatgaaactaaGGCAAATTCTCTGATGAAGATGTAAATTAAGAAATACAAGTCATTGTCATGGCAAACTTTGCCAAACAAAGATTTTTCCTGTAGCATAGGATCCAGAACTGGTAAAAGGAGATGCCATGTAAATGTTTATGATGTAAACAATGAAAATTCACAATCATCTGTACACTCTTTCTTGATTCATGGATTAAATTATTACATCTAAAATTGTTCCTAGCACAAACCTTTTGCATTAAATACTGTGACTTTGTATAAAGCAGTTCTGTATCTAACAAgaattatatatttttcattgcACAGCACATGAGAGCCCATCAGGACCCTACTGCCGTGAATTACACCTTTTATGAGATTGTATCTGCAAAACTAGATGCTCCCAAGGCAGTTAGAGACATACAGAACAGATGTCTCAAGCCAGGAATGTATGGTGAACATCTAGAAAGATGGCTGTCCTACTATGCAGCCAATCAGGTATTCGCTTAGTCTCCTATCTTGCAGCCAATCAGATGTTGGCTTACTGCAGTATCAAGACTTCagacttaaggtggttggaaaggctatttttgcaccaattcttttctcagagttaatgtcaaatttcaagtgttagaatcaagatatttagttcaaattttcaggataattcccttagttaatattttctccaaagaatataaaaattgtatatttgcagccatgattttgaaatatgacaccagtaaatattaaaatttaatttttcatattttttttacatatttgaatttaataataattggatagtattaatattaccaaattagttataaatatgttgacactatttattgtaagatttgtacggcaggatttgtatataaaatttgtttttatgattttacatgggtttatatatcaaaaaattattaaaaattctttgaaatttcaaaatgtgattttcaaaaagtacttcaaatacaggaaaattgtgctgtacaaatcttatctgtaaccttgttaataggctgtaaaaatttcatgtccatatctcatttcaaagttggattaaattggtatacaattatgtaggaaaactgttattctgtcaaaaatgttgaaaacaagccatatttgcacccctcttttgaagtcatagagcagttttttttggttaatctcacttttgacatctctttgacactcaaagaatctaaaaatgcatttacaatagcagtcactcactctgaatgccagcaccgccttgtcaaactttcctgaaaaacagcaaataatgactttcccttttcaaacattttattaaaagctaggggacctctaccatagttaatacactaaggactccccaacttcttcttatttggtcagtttttcagaagttttaacaggctataactctgcaatgcctttgtgccaaaatgtctagttttttttattccacagagaatgttgactacttttatattttaatagttttgttgaaatttataactgacgctctagcctttccaaccaccttaaaactTTGATACTGAAATCATCAATTCAGTAGCATTTTTCTACTAAAATTATGATACACTCTGTATATTTCAAGCACTCATAGCAAAGTTTAACCAGCCGGTCAATTCTTGATGATGTTACTTTAACAATGATTTCCATCACGTTATGTGCAGTTATTCAAATAACAAATGGTGTTTTTCTGCCAACCGTACTCATAGTTGAatggccatgacaggatcataTGCCATGTTTGTGTCTTGTTCAAGAAAATAATGTTACTCATGTAAAGATGTGAGACCACAATATTCGGTCACCACAAAATTCATGCTGCGTTAAACCATGAGAATAAAAAGATTGTTTTATTAGCTGgctctttcaaaattatttttagtgCAGTAAAGAAGTACTTTAAAATGGAAAAGGGCATGTTTTAGTTTTGCAGTAAAGTCACAATAACAACTGTCCTGTTGCAAATTGCAATATAGTTGTCACTTTTAACCTTTACCCTTTAACCTTACCATAGGTGCTGATCCTTGATGGTGAGATGTTGAAGTCAGATCCTGTGTCAGCCATGAACAAAGTTCAGAGGTTTCTGAAgataaaaccgtacttcaactATGAAGAACATCTCAAGTGAGTTCAACCCATTGCCACCATCAAACCATGGTATAACCCAATTGTTTCCAATAGTGTTGAAGGAACTATGCACTCATAGAAAGGGGTGAAAGCGTCAAATTTTGGTTTGTATTTCCATCTGATACAGATATAAGTGTAAATCAGTGTGGCCTCTACTTTTGAAGTTCTAAAAAGCTTACATGGGGTTCAAACTTTACGTAACAGTGTATATCCAGCCATGCGTGGTGAGAGCTGTACTCTTTGAATTTTTGATCTTGACCATAAAATGTCTCCCTGGATATTTAATCTTTTGTGGATGCAAGCACAGTTGAGGTGGTGCAGAGTTGACCAGTACTTCAGCATGTTTCAAaaagtcaaacaacacaaagcttttatttcaaacttttcatatcaaacaaaattcatgaaaaaagttcaaaaaagAGAGTTTTTGTCCCTTTtatatgcaccttgaaagtgaaagacttaaacttttgctctaactttcctcaaggaatcttttaatcattctctttcaaaatcaagaataaaaatagggggtcaccgtgcaaattttggtactagagaaacaaataacccaagatttaccgatattagaaattcaaaatggctgccatgcctgtgttaactctatggcgaaaaataaaaattttcgaatttcaaaaaaataagccggtgaaaagttttcttacaccaagagctttaaaatgaacccccacaaatggtatatcagaagagaactgtaaaagtttgagagtccgaatgtctgtccccgaggtgcgttctaccttaagattgTACACACCTCAAACTGAAAGACGTATCAAACTTTCcatgatgaaactttcaaccatactcttaccaaattgagaataaaaatcaggggtcaatttacaatattttgtttcagaGAAGCATATTACccgacatttaccaatatttgaaagttagatggctgccattcctgagTAAGCTGTATGGGGTCCAGGGAAAatgaagtttttgatttttcataaaactaagatggtgaaaactttgcTCACttgaagagcttcaaaatgagttggCACACAAGTGTGGACCagaaaattactgtaaaaatttTAAGGTCAAAATGTATGCTCATTGTACCCTAAGCTTGCCCCAACTCTTGATATGAAGTAAACTTCAAAAACAAAGTAGATCATGTTGCTTCAACTCTGAAATAAAATTATCTAAaacttgcttttttgtttgatGTCCATGTTTTCTCATTCACAGGTTTGACAGCAAGAAGGGTTTTTATTGCCAGGTTGTAAAGGGGCAGACCAAATGCCTTGGCAAGAGCAAAGGTCGCAATTATCCCGCAATGGACCCCCTGGCACAGAAATTCCTTCAGCAGTACTACAAGACTCACAACGTTGAATTGTCAAAGCTGCTGACAAGACTGGGACAGCAGCTGCCTGATTGGCTACAGGATGAACTAAAGGGGGTCTAGAAACTGATGAGGAGGACCTTGAAACTGTGTGGGTTTTGGGGTGTTTAGAAACAGTTGCTAAGTATGAAGGATGATGTGGATTCTGATGACTTTGGTTAAGCagtctttgaaaaaaacaatgcCAGTGACAAGCATCCTTCAGTTTTGTTGATATTTAGCAACAGTCAGGTTTATGCATTTAATGTCTTTTGGGTATCAAAAAACTGTATTATATAATGGAATATTGAAACTGTGTATTGGTATCTTGAACTCTGGGTGCCCTGTGGCGTGGGTATCTAGATACTGTTACACATGGATATCCAAATCAGTAGCTGGGTATCTAGAGACTGTACCACATGCTGGATATCTGGAAACAGTTCGATTTCAGGATATGGTGAAGTAGATTTTTTATATGTTGGATATCTTAAAACGTTTTCTAGTATTGGTAAACTTTCAACAAGTGGAAGAGTTTTGAGAACTTTGatggaaaatttgaaactaaTAACCTCAACATTTCAGCTAAAGAgatttttatcttattttaatcatagttgtacaaaatatttaaaaaaaggaATTTTGGTGCTAAAATCATGAAGTGAAGATGAACTTTCTGGAAATATATTTAAAGAGAACACTTTTATATGGTTTTGAGCTCTAATAAAAAATGTTCTTTTCGTACAGTATGTTAGAAAGAATCAGATGTTGGGAGGGTAAACATTCATGTTATGTGatatcattttcttttgtttctaaGAAGCTGTGCTATTGGTGTAATTGCCTCAAGTGACAATCATGTGATTGCCATGTGACTTATAATACCATATATGGCAAATTGAACTGTAGGTGTTTTGAAATGCTTTTCTTTGCCTCTGCTTGTGTTTTTAACTGTTTTAGAGGTTTAGAGTACAGCAGAAAAATAAACATCTTTATATGAAAAGTTTGTAACTTACAGTTTTGACAAAGCAACTCTTTTATCGGATTTACTTGTACAGTGACCTTGATGGTGCATATATCAGAATCttaattaaaattgagaacTTTGTCAGGAGTTCATGGTCCCTCTCAATTACATCTTTCCTTGTTTAAATAAGAAGTGTCACAAAATCCATCTGAAATCTGCAATGATTGTATACATTGTGATATTATTATGATGAAACCAAACGATGACGCAATTCAGTGATGAACATCCACAAAATAGATGCTACGCTTTTCATTTCTAACAGCAATGGGGCAAGGAATGCTTTTCAGTGAAATGGATTTTAATTGAATTGTGCTGTAACAAAGGTCACATGAGCCGATCTGGTAATCAAGTGTTTTCTTGCATCCAGCCAGTTATCACAACAACCATTTGTACGTTTGCACTTGCTTGATTTTGCTTGATCTTTGACAGAAAGTGAGTgattacaaatatttgtttgCCATTCACAGACAGACACCATGTTACTCAGAAATAATATCATAACATGTTTGTTGAAGAGTTTGtccattttttgtgattttgttgtcCTCAAGGTAACATGTggtcattttcaatttatttgtattCATAATTTGAACCAACAGCGACACATACCTGCCTTGACTTGAAGATCTGTTTGCCATAGGGCAGTCCTTTCCGTACATTTTCTTACAAACAAGGATAGAAACGCCCTGAAGGAATGGCTCTTCCCGTCTAACATCTGCTCCACTGCTGCGAACATAAAATTCTGGGATCTTGAGGTACATCTCTGCTGATCTAGATTCCGCGTAATCTTTCAAGATTTTGCTCTCTGGGTGTAGCAAAGCGACGGATCAATGTTACGCTCCTCACTCATTAGTGTTGATTTGCTCCAACCCATGCACCATTAGACATTGGTACATCCCGCTTTATATTCAATAGGGTGGGCAGATCCAAAAACAAATGTATATGGGTGAAATCTCAGGAGTCATTTTGTCAGGTTTGTTCAGAAGACAAGAGGGCTTTGTATGTGCTAGCATAAGTGAAGTTTACTAGACACAAGCCTACTGATATGAATGAACTTACGGGGTTTTTCAGGAGGCCTCTAACCAAGTATCCTATCCCTAACTCACTGTGTCCCTTTAGGTTACTACTGATTAACGGAAGTGCTGCCTATGTTTAGTAATAATGGTATTGCATCTTGCTACCACCTCTGTGTAGCTTTCATCTGTTATCGGCAAAGATGAAATCAGCATTTAACAAGATGCGTTGacgcatagaccctcgagaaaagtttttctggagggtctatggttgatATCACAACATAGGGTCACATGTTTCTTTCTAAGGCATTCATTGTACCTCTCTAGCCaggcttaaccctttcaccaccatggttccctgtatacaggtccaactttaccatagaaaacaatggatttgggacaaaccatggtggtgaaaggcttAAAGGGTCagtcagtagctgtaactttggatgatttgtttttcgctgttttttgtttttaatatcaacaacaggttcttgttctactcccaaaagcatattGACATAAACAGTATTTTGCTTGTCaattcagcctgtacatgtacagactgcattgttattgttgacaagtgaattctggtccagactagaattcaaatgtaaacaataacatataGAGACACTTTGTTTATAGACTAAATagttggtatttcaacatgctttggggaatagaacaagaacttgcaattgatttCCGACACAGAAGTAGTTAAAAATCAAAAAGGTCACAGCTACTAGCCATTTATGGCAGTCAGTTCCAACAGAAATATcctcagaaaatttgacctgaGCCAAAGTTTTCAGCCTGCTtgaagtgattttttttctgtccagttgcatgtgtgtgtctgttcGTCTACCCATGACTGGGAGAGTTAATGTAAGTACCTATCTGAGTAATATGGTGTGAATTCTGTGGTATTCTTTGCATTGGACGTTTGTGTGTGTGAATGTCTCAAAATGTGTCACGTGTCGGTGATTGGTATTAGCACCACGGGGTATGTgtacatgtctgtctgtttgtctgtctttcaGGTCTATTGAATACATAGTCCTTTGAATACACCACCTTAGAGGCTGAGAATCAGATTTTATGAAATCCAGATTATATAGCTTTCTGTGATTTGCTATGCATACCCTTGCATCTCACCGAAGTTCTGTTTTCTCACAGCCTTTCTGTGTTAAAGAGGATTGATAACATGAGGTCAGCAAAAATAATCCTCATGAAATAATTGTTCTCTATAGCAATCTGAGACAAGGCCTCTGAAATTGTTGGGACAAACTTTTGTATCCCAATGCAAGTGTATGATGCTTGATTCTAAGGAAGGCGCCATTGGAGGGATCAAATTACAAACACCCAGTGAGTCACACAGGTCATAGGTGATAGGTCATTCACATTGAATGGGTAATTAAACATACATActgatattattttattttaacaccATTCTAATGATGGTCACTtcttttaatgaatttgttttatggttaaaaattatttgcatggacagaaatttgaaacattggTGTACAAAGTAAGTTGCTTCCTCAGAATGAAGCGATccaaactttatttttatttgccaGTGTaatataaacaaatacaaatatgaaataaaaagctTTTTGTTAAACCATTTGGTTCATGTCTGTGTTTAAGATGATGTGAATGTGTACAAGTGTCGCATACATGGTCACTGTGCAGTAGATTGAATTCTAAAGTAACAACTTTGACTGAAATGGAGTCCGATGCATCGTAAAGGCAAAATGCGCcactgggacagatattcaaactctcaaacttttatgatACATTTTCGGTCTACCACTTGCGGGAAGCTcatggcagatcgtccatgtagccgacacgaacacgaagtgtctgtgaCTGGCTaccaaaaagtatgaaaaatcgtaaagaatgagctacaaaatcactatcagttttaagttgcaggtgaataagtctgtgcctt
Encoded here:
- the LOC139122841 gene encoding LOW QUALITY PROTEIN: bifunctional heparan sulfate N-deacetylase/N-sulfotransferase 1-like (The sequence of the model RefSeq protein was modified relative to this genomic sequence to represent the inferred CDS: inserted 3 bases in 3 codons; deleted 1 base in 1 codon); protein product: MIVRGKIFHKLSKMLNISNMRVRCVPTQPAIKKSIILLLCLSVVSLWILAYYVSYPSYNQGLDRSLQTEILCKLQPSEHGRHFASRERHKPSNSSSNKARALVFVESSYSKLGQDISAILVANRYKFHFEIANSKSLPTLTSSGQGIYSVIIXENLDSYIYMDIWNRELLDKYCLEYGVGVILFTPVKEETLFHVQVGNYPLYMHTNLGLRDYELNPYSDLHYIIRPGETFYGYLPGVDWSVFQSNHSTYEPIAYARTSTTEYVNLGYSQVLHTTVLLDHGHIDGVQKVYFGNXVQFWLHNLIFLDSLSYLSKGRLSKSLERHILIDIDDIFVGSVGXRMKPIDVQALIKTQETLQSQVPGFRFNLGFSGKFFHSGNDEEDKGDDAIVEYAHKFWWFPHMWNHMQPHLFDNETVLRAEMVKNRQFAKDHNIPVENFYSVAPHHSGVYPVHTQLYEAWRKVWNIRVTSTEEYPHLRPASKRRGFTHRNIMVLPRQTCGLFTHTIFMNKYPGGSSKLQKSIHGGELFQTFINNPINIFMTHLSNYGNDRLALYTFESVIKFVQCWTNLQLKTVPPVELAEKYFALYEEEKDPVWQNPCDDKRHQGIWSNSKSCDRLPKFLVIGPQKTGTTALYSFLSMHPSIVSNFPSTKTFEEVQFFSGANYYRGIDWYMEYFPLPSNSSTDIVFEKSATYFDNHQVPKRAFSLLPRAKIVTILISPSKRAYSWYQHMRAHQDPTAVNYTFYEIVSAKLDAPKAVRDIQNRCLKPGMYGEHLERWLSYYAANQVLILDGEMLKSDPVSAMNKVQRFLKIKPYFNYEEHLKFDSKKGFYCQVVKGQTKCLGKSKGRNYPAMDPLAQKFLQQYYKTHNVELSKLLTRLGQQLPDWLQDELKGV